The Prevotella sp. E9-3 genome has a window encoding:
- a CDS encoding T9SS type A sorting domain-containing protein produces the protein MKKKLLLFAGLLLSAGLQAQEWQNNELPTVATDFYFYNVATGKWLQNNNFVAEDWTTRAQVGPYGLDIEVIPLPEGGYQLNPKFGHNHSINGADDLFYLDTNREVTSWTIQKKENGNYRIFSGTEESGNFLNTNDEGYLDSFGFDEDWILVTKEQRLADLATATKQNPKDATWLIGGHDFANQDERNNWDMIQEGDGNAVQGGDGIVHANRCWECWKKTNFKLSKTITGIPNGTYQFQLQGFYRDGSESGIAAKRDAGEEEIRATYYINDVTRKFKSILDSEVTEYDEQSYAIPYNGIYYPGNSDGHQGEWWGNAHNRASNCFFKGGYWNDPVEVIVSDGTLTIGMQKVGGGDDDWLLFDSFKLTYLGPEIDLGPVLANLKEAVETAEAYQGLEVKALTDAIATAKGLLEGTDAAAIKNATMALRDALSAAQLYTNLMKEVEEFDGVSTDFFTTAVNDAKTAAETLTDVAEFNEVLKALRKAIDDVRSVQDPLKFIAATIKFAEWDNVDAEIINNAKAVLEHADSAVVIRNALNALRVARKIQNADKHADVFAGAEPADGDFYIYNVGQKRFLCGGGDWGAHAFVGFPGVKVTLIAGTEYPEGQDPFNGFKIDTHLNNGGENEYLNYGGYMDTGAQNLWEFVPVEGKTGVYVIARANGESNAETGERMLLGYRPGTYGNIDTDMYGVADANNQWKLVTEEERDELLKKATVENPQDATYKIASPNFSQREDISGWVSQYGTGSVWGRGENRSDFAFECWNAESFDLSQSLFDLLPGWYSVTVQGYYRDGDHWDQIRHEAAGDERAQAAVLVDFATETEVALPNILDEADKAPGLGDRRTTRNLIEKIDPETGEPVLDENLNPVMIEDPEGEQLYAGEFPYDIPQACEYFQNGLYKTHLLTEVGAGGDLMILVQKLRAQDRDWVVLDNFRLTYYGTEKPSDDQVGVKDVKNAVANTIKIYNLQGQQVKNAAKGFYIINGKKYIKK, from the coding sequence ATGAAAAAGAAACTTTTACTTTTTGCAGGACTTCTGTTGTCTGCCGGTTTGCAGGCCCAGGAGTGGCAAAACAATGAGCTGCCTACAGTGGCAACTGACTTCTATTTCTACAATGTAGCTACTGGTAAGTGGCTGCAGAACAACAACTTCGTGGCTGAGGACTGGACAACTCGTGCTCAGGTAGGCCCTTACGGATTGGATATTGAAGTGATTCCCCTTCCCGAAGGTGGCTATCAGCTGAATCCAAAGTTTGGTCACAACCATAGTATTAATGGTGCGGATGATTTGTTTTATTTGGATACAAACCGTGAGGTGACTTCATGGACAATTCAGAAAAAGGAGAACGGAAACTATAGGATTTTTAGTGGTACTGAGGAATCTGGTAATTTCTTAAATACTAATGATGAAGGTTACCTTGATAGCTTCGGTTTTGACGAAGACTGGATTCTCGTTACCAAAGAGCAGCGTCTGGCCGACCTGGCAACTGCTACCAAGCAGAATCCTAAGGATGCAACATGGCTGATTGGCGGTCACGACTTTGCCAACCAGGACGAGCGTAACAACTGGGATATGATTCAGGAAGGTGATGGTAATGCTGTACAGGGCGGTGACGGAATTGTTCATGCAAACCGCTGCTGGGAATGCTGGAAGAAGACAAACTTCAAACTGTCTAAAACCATTACAGGTATCCCCAATGGTACCTATCAGTTCCAACTTCAGGGATTCTATCGTGACGGCAGCGAGAGCGGTATTGCTGCAAAGCGTGATGCCGGTGAAGAGGAAATACGCGCCACCTATTATATTAATGACGTGACCCGTAAGTTCAAGTCAATCCTTGATAGTGAGGTTACAGAATATGATGAGCAGTCGTATGCTATTCCTTATAATGGCATTTACTATCCTGGCAACTCTGATGGCCACCAGGGTGAATGGTGGGGTAATGCCCACAACCGTGCCTCTAACTGCTTCTTCAAGGGTGGTTACTGGAACGATCCTGTAGAGGTTATCGTAAGTGATGGAACACTGACCATCGGTATGCAGAAGGTAGGCGGTGGCGACGATGACTGGTTGCTGTTCGACTCTTTCAAGCTGACTTATCTTGGTCCGGAGATTGACCTCGGCCCAGTGTTGGCTAACCTGAAAGAGGCTGTTGAGACTGCTGAGGCTTACCAAGGTTTAGAGGTGAAAGCTCTCACCGATGCTATCGCTACTGCAAAGGGTCTGCTGGAAGGTACGGATGCTGCTGCTATCAAGAATGCTACCATGGCATTGCGTGATGCTCTTTCTGCTGCACAGCTCTACACCAATCTGATGAAGGAGGTTGAGGAATTTGATGGTGTATCTACCGACTTCTTTACTACTGCTGTTAATGATGCAAAGACTGCTGCTGAGACCCTGACTGACGTAGCCGAATTTAACGAGGTTCTGAAGGCTCTTCGTAAGGCTATCGATGACGTTCGTAGCGTTCAGGATCCATTGAAGTTTATTGCCGCTACTATCAAGTTTGCTGAGTGGGATAATGTAGATGCTGAGATTATCAACAATGCAAAGGCAGTGTTGGAACACGCTGACTCTGCTGTTGTAATCCGTAACGCTCTGAACGCTCTGCGCGTTGCTCGTAAGATTCAGAATGCTGACAAGCATGCTGACGTATTTGCTGGTGCTGAACCTGCTGATGGTGACTTCTATATTTACAACGTTGGTCAGAAGCGCTTCCTCTGCGGTGGCGGTGACTGGGGCGCACACGCTTTTGTTGGCTTCCCCGGTGTGAAAGTAACCCTGATTGCTGGTACTGAATATCCTGAAGGTCAAGATCCATTCAATGGCTTCAAGATTGATACACACCTGAACAATGGTGGTGAAAACGAATATCTGAACTATGGTGGCTATATGGATACCGGCGCCCAGAACCTCTGGGAGTTTGTTCCCGTAGAAGGAAAAACTGGTGTGTATGTAATTGCACGTGCTAATGGTGAGTCAAATGCTGAAACTGGCGAGCGTATGCTGCTGGGCTATCGTCCTGGAACCTATGGTAATATTGATACCGATATGTATGGTGTTGCTGATGCAAACAACCAGTGGAAACTCGTTACCGAGGAAGAGCGTGACGAACTGCTGAAGAAGGCAACCGTAGAGAATCCTCAGGATGCTACTTATAAGATCGCTTCACCAAACTTCAGCCAGCGTGAAGATATCTCTGGATGGGTTAGCCAGTATGGTACAGGTTCTGTATGGGGCCGTGGCGAGAATCGCTCTGATTTTGCTTTCGAGTGCTGGAATGCTGAATCATTTGACTTGAGTCAGTCTCTCTTTGATTTGTTGCCAGGTTGGTATAGCGTTACTGTTCAGGGCTACTATCGTGATGGTGACCACTGGGATCAGATTCGTCATGAGGCTGCTGGTGATGAACGTGCACAGGCTGCTGTCTTGGTCGATTTTGCAACTGAAACTGAAGTTGCTCTGCCAAATATCCTTGATGAAGCAGATAAGGCTCCTGGTCTGGGAGACCGTCGTACAACTCGCAATCTGATTGAAAAGATTGATCCTGAAACCGGCGAACCTGTTCTTGATGAGAATTTGAATCCTGTGATGATTGAGGATCCAGAGGGTGAACAACTCTATGCAGGCGAGTTCCCCTATGATATTCCACAGGCTTGTGAATACTTCCAGAATGGTCTCTACAAAACTCACCTGCTGACAGAAGTTGGTGCAGGCGGTGACCTGATGATTCTCGTTCAGAAGTTACGTGCTCAAGACCGCGACTGGGTGGTTCTCGATAACTTCCGTCTGACATACTACGGTACTGAGAAACCTTCTGATGACCAAGTTGGCGTAAAGGATGTGAAGAATGCTGTGGCTAACACCATCAAGATTTATAACCTCCAGGGCCAGCAGGTGAAGAACGCCGCTAAGGGCTTCTATATCATCAATGGTAAGAAGTATATCAAGAAATAA
- a CDS encoding family 43 glycosylhydrolase — MISKVFGLSLFFAACTVNAQTQYSNPVIDESLPDPTIIKAPDGYFYLYATENIRNVPIYRSNDLVTWRYMGTAFTNQTRPQMVPNGNIWAPDINMIGDKYVMYYSKSAWGGEWECGIGVATATKPQGPFTDEGKLFISSEIGVQNSIDPFYIEEEDGSKYLFWGSFRGIYGIQLSDDGLSVKQGAEKVQIAGTLTEGTYIYKRNGYYYLIGSAGTCCDGLNSTYRLVVARSENLLGPYVDKQGKPALENNFSPLLQKSNKVVGPGHNSEIVQDDAGQYWVLYHGFDAADPDGGRKVYMDKITWGNDGWPQIRNRIPSVISDVPLFGEAADVKKVSGVNQSAEVKAVYNLMGITTSEQKGQCLSIVQFMDGTARKIAQK; from the coding sequence ATGATATCAAAAGTCTTTGGACTGTCCTTATTTTTTGCTGCCTGCACTGTCAATGCGCAGACACAATATAGCAATCCTGTCATAGATGAGAGTCTTCCTGATCCTACTATTATCAAGGCGCCAGATGGATATTTCTATCTGTATGCTACTGAGAATATTCGGAATGTGCCCATCTATCGTTCGAACGATTTGGTGACCTGGCGCTATATGGGAACAGCTTTTACCAATCAGACACGCCCGCAGATGGTGCCAAATGGTAATATCTGGGCACCTGACATCAATATGATTGGTGATAAGTATGTGATGTACTACTCTAAGTCTGCTTGGGGCGGTGAATGGGAATGTGGCATTGGCGTTGCTACTGCCACTAAGCCTCAGGGACCTTTTACTGATGAAGGAAAATTGTTTATTTCGAGCGAGATTGGCGTGCAGAACAGTATCGATCCTTTCTATATTGAAGAAGAGGACGGAAGCAAGTATCTGTTCTGGGGCAGTTTCCGCGGAATCTATGGTATTCAGCTGAGTGATGACGGCTTGAGCGTGAAACAAGGAGCCGAGAAAGTGCAGATAGCAGGAACACTGACCGAGGGCACTTACATCTACAAGCGCAATGGTTATTATTACCTGATAGGTTCGGCCGGAACCTGTTGTGATGGTTTGAACAGTACTTACCGTCTGGTGGTGGCCCGTAGTGAGAATCTGTTGGGCCCTTATGTTGACAAGCAAGGAAAACCTGCTCTTGAAAATAACTTCTCGCCTTTGTTGCAGAAAAGTAATAAAGTGGTGGGCCCAGGCCATAATTCTGAGATTGTTCAAGACGATGCCGGACAGTACTGGGTGCTCTATCACGGTTTTGATGCTGCTGATCCTGATGGCGGCCGTAAGGTTTATATGGATAAGATTACCTGGGGTAATGATGGATGGCCTCAGATTCGTAATCGTATTCCTTCAGTAATCTCGGATGTACCCTTGTTTGGTGAGGCTGCAGATGTGAAGAAGGTAAGCGGTGTGAACCAGTCGGCAGAGGTAAAGGCTGTTTACAACCTGATGGGAATTACTACCTCCGAACAGAAAGGTCAGTGCCTGTCAATTGTGCAGTTTATGGATGGAACGGCGCGAAAAATAGCCCAAAAATAG
- a CDS encoding hybrid sensor histidine kinase/response regulator transcription factor has protein sequence MKKQRFFTLLYIYVMVIGMLKAQSVAFYQYTAADGLSDNDVLCGLRDRYGFMWLGTNNGLNCFDGTQNQIFRNMVEENSSFENNTITALYENGDDIWFGGSFGLYVYHRATNSFSRFDKKTAYGVTISATVQDIVGASNGLIWIGTQGQGLFIYNTQTDQLTQDSRHGAFISDILAVDDSPVFIATLQGNILLFSQKGEFMLEHPILNYQSDKNNLCLELIGFNLYIGCERGLYTILRGENDVHRVSGVNLGIHSMKKKGRELLLGTDQGIYLYNPSQDKLSRFDNPNNKTNGLSDTKVNNLLWDKDSTLWVMTQMGGVCYMPASRNDVTLTSLTDGSNTPMINTICEENNGNLWVGTEKGLYLYDAVSHRYTPYPNLRYEINALTIDGSDLWIGTRHDGIIVLNTLSGATRHYQYSANRSYTIPSNEITSILRTSSGTIYVGTSWGLCRFERKSENFMWYFGIGSMTHVTCLVEDKQGCVWAATSNHGLFKESRPGESFDNFTYHHNQPNSILSNNVSTVFCDHDGKIWVAYSGSGLSRFDAESQGFEHIGADNSDIQEQQIYFIAEDMSHNLWISIETGLLKLNADRSIDHIEVLPPHNDMDRMSKPHNSVCLARTGELFASISNILVQFSPSHVKMQSKKNAVYIVSITFPYKSSESAISDDSSHRWPLNDGNITLPYSDNSFTLHFSQPSYHGTDKHKRYEYMMEGIDNTWAKGTKNAEATFNNLPPGSYVFVLREAGNTNTEQYARLQITILPPWYRTNTAYFFYFLLIAAILFMGQRRYSEKLRRRYNRRMKEYQAEQEKNNFESKIRFFINLVHEIRTPLTLMSLPLETISDEIGNNKHIAAIRRNMNYLLGITNQLLDFQKAENGHMQINMVACNVGNLLTHVYEQFSDAMEVQNKHIQLQLPEQPITTTLDIDKVQKVMMNLVSNATKYAKSEIIIRLEQTSLDALCISVIDDGPGVPVGEREKIFDLYYQIGNDDVASTLGTGLGLSYAKMLAQAHHGDLKVSDSVGGGSNFQLILPITNTDNQPITDHSEANSLQEATIVDNSTEDDGVYGKRDYRILLVEDNEELLQMASDAMKSYFHIVKARDGKEALKMLQKYDIDVIVSDVMMPNMDGTELCRRVKEDINYSHIPVILLTAKTSVEAKLEGMQSGADIYLEKPFSSKQLYLQVMSLLRMRQQFYERMRNIDGFNATEENNDLGMNQQDMLFLERLKQMVDENMRDEDFSIDILAEQMNMSRSSFYRKVKALTDMTPIEYLKERRLEQSAVYLRKGDRITEVAERVGFTSSSYFAKCFKAKYGSLPKDYQTNYLASKEQE, from the coding sequence ATGAAAAAACAACGTTTCTTTACATTATTATATATATATGTAATGGTCATTGGCATGCTGAAAGCACAATCTGTTGCTTTTTATCAATACACAGCAGCCGATGGACTCAGTGACAACGACGTTCTCTGCGGTCTTCGCGACCGTTACGGATTCATGTGGTTAGGCACCAACAATGGTTTGAACTGCTTTGACGGTACCCAGAACCAGATATTCCGTAACATGGTAGAAGAGAACTCCAGTTTCGAGAACAACACCATCACGGCTCTTTACGAAAACGGAGACGACATCTGGTTTGGCGGTTCTTTTGGCCTTTATGTTTACCACCGAGCCACCAACAGTTTCAGTCGCTTCGACAAAAAGACTGCATACGGGGTCACCATCAGTGCCACGGTTCAAGACATCGTGGGCGCCTCCAACGGTCTTATCTGGATTGGCACACAAGGTCAGGGTCTTTTCATCTACAACACCCAGACAGACCAGCTTACCCAGGACAGTCGCCATGGTGCTTTTATCAGCGACATTCTGGCGGTCGATGACAGTCCTGTGTTCATTGCCACCTTACAAGGCAACATTCTACTATTCAGCCAAAAAGGTGAGTTCATGTTGGAGCACCCTATTCTGAACTATCAGTCAGACAAGAACAACCTTTGTTTGGAACTCATCGGTTTCAATCTTTACATTGGCTGTGAGCGCGGTCTATATACTATTTTGCGTGGAGAGAATGATGTACATCGTGTTTCTGGTGTCAACCTTGGCATCCACTCCATGAAGAAGAAGGGCAGAGAATTACTCTTAGGCACCGATCAGGGAATCTATCTATACAATCCCTCTCAAGACAAGTTGTCGCGTTTTGACAATCCAAACAACAAGACCAACGGACTCAGTGACACAAAAGTCAACAATCTTTTATGGGATAAAGACAGCACACTCTGGGTAATGACCCAAATGGGAGGTGTATGCTATATGCCCGCTTCTCGCAACGATGTGACACTGACCTCCCTAACCGATGGTAGCAATACCCCCATGATCAATACCATCTGCGAGGAAAACAACGGCAATCTTTGGGTAGGCACAGAAAAAGGGCTTTACCTTTACGATGCAGTCAGTCATCGATATACCCCCTACCCCAACCTGCGATATGAAATCAATGCCTTGACTATTGATGGCAGTGATTTATGGATTGGCACCCGTCATGACGGTATCATTGTGCTGAACACCCTCTCCGGTGCCACCCGCCATTATCAGTATTCGGCCAATCGTTCCTATACCATACCCAGCAACGAGATAACCAGTATTCTGCGTACTTCGAGTGGTACTATTTATGTTGGTACCAGTTGGGGACTTTGTCGCTTTGAGCGCAAATCCGAGAATTTCATGTGGTATTTCGGCATCGGTTCTATGACCCACGTCACCTGTCTTGTGGAAGACAAGCAGGGTTGTGTATGGGCAGCCACCAGCAACCACGGACTATTCAAAGAATCAAGGCCCGGTGAAAGTTTTGACAATTTCACCTACCATCACAACCAGCCAAATTCCATTCTCAGCAACAATGTCTCAACCGTCTTCTGCGATCATGATGGCAAGATTTGGGTGGCCTATAGTGGCAGTGGATTGAGTCGTTTTGATGCGGAGAGTCAAGGTTTCGAACATATTGGAGCCGACAATTCTGACATTCAGGAACAGCAGATTTATTTCATCGCTGAAGACATGAGCCATAATCTTTGGATTAGCATTGAGACTGGATTGCTGAAACTAAATGCCGACCGTTCTATCGATCATATCGAGGTATTGCCACCTCACAACGATATGGACCGCATGTCCAAGCCACACAATTCGGTTTGTCTTGCCAGAACGGGTGAACTATTTGCCAGCATCAGCAACATATTGGTTCAGTTCAGTCCAAGCCATGTAAAAATGCAGTCAAAGAAGAATGCTGTCTATATTGTTTCCATCACCTTTCCCTACAAGTCAAGCGAATCGGCTATTTCCGATGACAGCAGTCATCGTTGGCCTCTTAACGATGGAAATATCACCCTTCCTTACTCTGACAACAGTTTTACCCTCCATTTCTCACAACCCAGTTATCATGGCACCGACAAGCACAAGCGCTATGAATATATGATGGAAGGTATTGACAACACCTGGGCAAAAGGCACGAAGAATGCGGAAGCAACCTTCAACAACCTTCCTCCCGGCTCATACGTATTCGTACTGCGTGAGGCAGGCAACACAAATACAGAGCAGTATGCCCGCCTGCAGATCACCATTCTTCCACCTTGGTATCGCACAAATACGGCCTACTTCTTCTATTTCCTGTTAATTGCCGCCATACTCTTCATGGGTCAGCGCCGCTATTCTGAAAAACTGCGCCGTCGTTACAACCGCCGTATGAAGGAGTATCAGGCCGAACAGGAGAAGAACAACTTCGAATCAAAAATTCGTTTCTTTATCAATCTGGTTCACGAAATCCGTACGCCACTTACGCTGATGAGCCTGCCATTGGAAACCATCAGCGACGAGATAGGCAACAACAAGCATATAGCTGCCATACGCCGAAACATGAACTACCTGCTGGGCATTACCAACCAGTTGCTTGATTTCCAAAAGGCAGAGAACGGTCACATGCAGATTAATATGGTTGCTTGTAATGTAGGCAATTTGCTTACCCATGTTTACGAACAGTTTTCCGACGCCATGGAAGTTCAGAACAAGCACATTCAGCTACAGTTGCCTGAACAGCCCATCACCACTACACTGGACATCGACAAGGTTCAGAAAGTGATGATGAACCTCGTAAGTAATGCTACGAAATATGCCAAGTCTGAGATTATCATCCGCTTGGAACAGACTTCACTCGATGCATTGTGTATATCGGTGATTGATGACGGTCCCGGTGTTCCTGTAGGAGAGCGCGAAAAGATTTTTGATCTTTACTATCAGATAGGCAACGATGATGTGGCATCCACCTTAGGAACAGGCCTTGGTTTGTCCTACGCAAAGATGCTGGCACAAGCCCATCATGGTGACCTGAAGGTGAGCGATTCCGTTGGCGGAGGAAGTAACTTCCAACTGATCTTGCCCATCACCAACACCGACAACCAGCCCATCACAGACCACAGCGAGGCCAACTCACTTCAAGAGGCTACCATAGTGGATAATTCTACTGAAGACGACGGTGTATATGGAAAGAGAGACTATCGTATTCTTCTGGTAGAAGACAATGAAGAGCTGTTGCAAATGGCCAGTGATGCCATGAAGTCGTATTTCCATATAGTGAAAGCCCGCGATGGCAAGGAAGCGCTGAAGATGCTACAAAAATACGATATCGATGTGATAGTGAGCGATGTCATGATGCCCAATATGGACGGTACCGAATTATGCCGCCGTGTAAAAGAAGACATCAATTACTCGCACATCCCCGTTATCCTGCTTACTGCCAAGACAAGTGTCGAGGCTAAATTGGAAGGCATGCAGAGTGGTGCCGACATCTATCTGGAGAAGCCGTTCTCTTCTAAACAGTTGTACCTGCAGGTGATGAGTCTGCTACGCATGCGCCAGCAATTCTATGAGCGCATGAGAAACATTGACGGTTTCAACGCTACCGAAGAGAACAACGACTTAGGAATGAACCAGCAGGACATGCTGTTCCTGGAGCGCCTGAAGCAGATGGTCGATGAGAATATGCGCGATGAAGATTTCTCGATTGATATTCTGGCCGAGCAGATGAACATGAGTCGCAGTAGTTTCTACCGCAAGGTTAAAGCCCTCACCGACATGACTCCCATTGAGTATCTGAAAGAACGCCGCCTGGAGCAGTCTGCCGTTTACCTTCGCAAAGGCGATCGCATCACCGAAGTTGCCGAGCGTGTTGGTTTCACCAGTAGCAGTTACTTTGCCAAATGCTTTAAGGCGAAGTACGGTTCATTACCGAAAGACTATCAGACGAACTATCTTGCTTCGAAAGAACAGGAGTAG